The DNA window CACCTGAAGTTCGGCACCATCCATCCCCGCACCATGGTGGCCGACCTCGGCAAGAGCGCAGGCGCGGAGGCCTATTTGCGCGAGTTGGCGTTCCGCGACTTCTACGCCGCCGTGCTGCATGAATGGCCCGACAGTGCCTGGTGGAACTGGAACAAGTCGTTCGACAAAATTGAGGTCGACGATGACGAGGACGCTCGCGCGATGTTCGACGCGTGGAAGGCAGGCCGCACCGGATTTCCGATCGTCGACGCAGGAATGCGGCAGCTGGCCGAAACCGGCTTCATGCACAACCGCGTCCGGATGATCGCGGCGTCGTTTCTGGTCAAGGACCTGCACCTGCCGTGGCAGTGGGGAGCGCGCTGGTTTCTCGACCAACTCGTCGACGGCGACATGGCCAACAACCAACATGGCTGGCAATGGGCCGCGGGATGCGGCACCGACGCCGCGCCGTACTTCCGGGTGTTCAACCCGACGACGCAGGGCGAAAAATTCGATCCTGACGGTGAATATGTGCGCCGATGGGTGCCCGAAATCGCCGGTGACGAATATCTGGAGCCGATCGTCGATCACAAGACCGAGCGAGAAGAAGCCCTGCGCCGCTACCGCAAGATCACTTGATGATCTGCCCGCCGTCGACCGGGAGCGCCACCCCCGTGAGGTACCGACCCGACGCGCCGCACAGGTAGACCATCGTGTCGCTAATGGCCTCCGGCTCGACCGGCGGATTGTCTAACAGCGGTTGCTGCGACGGGCTGAAAGACGGGTGTTCCGCGGACCACTCGGCCATCGCTTCGTTGTAGATCATCGGGGTCGCCACACCACCTGGATGCACCGTGTTGACGCGAATGTTCTTTTCTGCCAGCGCTATTGCGAAGTGCCGCATCACACCGATCACAGAGTGCTTGGCGGCGGTATATCCCGCTGCGCCGTGGCTGGCGGTACCGAAGTCGACGGTGACCGGTCGGAACCCGGCAGCAGAGCTGGTGATCACGATGGCGCCGCCGTCCCCGTGCGCCAACATGGCGGGCAACGCGGCCACAATCGTGAAGTAGACACCGTTGAGCATCACATTCACCGCATCGACGAACGCGCCGATCTGAGCACCCTGCTCCCCCGCGGCCGGCAGGATCCCGGCATTGGCGAGCACGAAATCGATCCGCCCGAATTCGGCGAC is part of the Mycolicibacterium tusciae JS617 genome and encodes:
- a CDS encoding mycofactocin-coupled SDR family oxidoreductase codes for the protein MAKQFDGKVAFITGAARGQGRAHAVRFAEEGADIIAVDLCDQMDSVAYPMATPEDLDETVNLVEKTGSRIVAERADVRDLERLKAVVANGVAEFGRIDFVLANAGILPAAGEQGAQIGAFVDAVNVMLNGVYFTIVAALPAMLAHGDGGAIVITSSAAGFRPVTVDFGTASHGAAGYTAAKHSVIGVMRHFAIALAEKNIRVNTVHPGGVATPMIYNEAMAEWSAEHPSFSPSQQPLLDNPPVEPEAISDTMVYLCGASGRYLTGVALPVDGGQIIK